A single window of Silurus meridionalis isolate SWU-2019-XX chromosome 11, ASM1480568v1, whole genome shotgun sequence DNA harbors:
- the ash2l gene encoding set1/Ash2 histone methyltransferase complex subunit ASH2 isoform X2, with translation MASEAEAGAASVVKGESAERDASLGDLTASMESESSSGKDPAVGEGTEGTDTHTGSGDEENGRQLGEIELQCALCMKWFTADTFGIDTTTCLPFMTNYVFHCNVCHHSGNTYFLRKQANLKEMCLTALANLTWSRTREEHPKTMFSKDKDIIPFIDKYWECMTTRQRPGKLTWPNNIVKTMSKERDVFLVKEHPDPGSKDPEEEYPKFGLLDQDLANIGPSYDSQKQTTTVTTGGSLNGGLPPPGTGKGRGAKRKQQQQQDGAAAGTAKRTRSDPLFSAQRLPPHGYPLEHPFNKDGYRYILAEPDPHAPDPEKLELDCWAGKPIPGDLYRACLYERVLLALHDRAPQLKISDDRLTVTGEKGYSMVRASHGVRKGAWYFEVTIDEMPADTAARLGWSQPLGNLQAPLGYDKFSYSWRSKKGTRFHQSIGKHYSDSYGQGDILGFFIEIPDNTETARALPDTYKDKALIKFKSYLYFEEKDYVDKAEKSLKAMNKSRMIFYKNGMNQGVAFENLYEGMYFPAISLYKNCQISVNFGPHFRYPPKDVKFQPMSDMGWGAVIEHSLADILYHVETEVDGRRSPPWEG, from the exons ATGGCTTCCGAGGCAGAGGCGGGCGCCGCATCTGTTGTTAAAGGAGAATCTGCGGAAAG AGATGCATCATTAGGAGATCTAACAGCAAGTATGGAGTCTGAGTCTTCTAGTGGAAAAGATCCTGCG GTGGGTGAGGGCACCGAGGGCACCGACACTCACACGGGGTCAGGAGATGAGGAGAATGGACGACAGCTGGGTGAAATAGAGCTACAGTGTGCGCTGTGCATGAAGTGGTTCACGGCAGACACGTTTGGCATTGACACTAC AACCTGCCTTCCATTCATGACCAATTATGTGTTTCACTGCAACGTGTGTCATCATAGCGGAAATACGTACTTCCTGAGAAAACAAGCGa ACCTGAAGGAGATGTGCCTTACAGCCCTGGCTAATCTGACATGGTCACGGACTAGAGAAGAGCATCCAAAGACCATGTTTTCCAAAGATAAG GATATTATTCCCTTCATTGATAAGTACTGGGAGTGTATGACAACTCGGCAGAGACCAGGAAAGCTGACATGGCCGAATAATATTGTAAAGACCATG agtaAAGAGCGTGATGTGTTCCTTGTGAAGGAACATCCTGACCCTGGCAGTAAAGATCCTGAGGAAGAATACCCCAAGTTTGGTTTGCTTGATCAG GACTTGGCCAATATCGGACCATCTTACGACAGCCAAAAGCAAACAACCACTGTTACAACAGGAGGCAGTCTAAATG GTGGCCTTCCTCCACCTGGTACAGGTAAAGGCCGGGGCGCCAAGCGcaagcagcaacagcagcaggaTGGAGCTGCTGCAGGAACAGCGAAGAGGACACGCAG TGATCCTCTATTTTCAGCACAGCGCCTACCTCCTCACGGTTATCCTCTTGAGCATCCATTTAACAAAGATGGGTATCGCTACATCCTGGCTGAGCCAGACCCGCATGCACCCGACCCAGAGAAGCTGGAGCTGGATTGTTGGGCTGGAAAGCCCATCCCCGGAGACCTGTACCGAGCGTGTCTTTATGAGAGAGTGCTGCTCGCCCTGCACGATCGAG CTCCCCAGCTGAAGATCTCTGACGATCGTCTGACTGTGACTGGAGAAAAAGGCTACTCAATGGTGCGAGCCTCTCATGGGGTACGAAAGGGGGCATGGTACTTTGAGGTGACAATAGATGAGATGCCGGCTGACACCGCTGCCCGTCTTGGCTGGTCCCAGCCTTTAG GGAATCTTCAGGCTCCTCTGGGCTACGATAAGTTCAGCTATTCGTGGCGCAGTAAAAAGGGCACACGCTTCCATCAGTCCATTGGGAAACATTACTCTGATAGCTACGGACAGGGAGACATCTTGGGCTTCTTCATCGAGATACCAGACAATACCGAGACTGCAAGGGCACTGCCAGACACGTACAAGGACAAA GCACTGATTAAATTTAAAAGCTACCTCTACTTTGAGGAGAAGGATTATGTGGATAAGGCAGAGAAGAGCTTAAAGGCAATGAATAAAAGTCGA ATGATTTTTTACAAGAACGGCATGAATCAGGGGGTGGCTTTTGAGAACCTGTATGAGGGCATGTATTTTCCTGCCATATCGCTTTACAAAAATTGTCAG ATATCGGTTAATTTTGGACCACATTTCAGATACCCACCAAAAGATGTCAAGTTTCAGCCA ATGAGTGATATGGGCTGGGGTGCAGTGATCGAGCATTCCCTCGCAGACATCCTTTACCATGTGGAGACAGAGGTCGATGGCCGGCGCAGCCCTCCATGGGAAGGCTAA
- the ash2l gene encoding set1/Ash2 histone methyltransferase complex subunit ASH2 isoform X1, whose amino-acid sequence MASEAEAGAASVVKGESAERDASLGDLTASMESESSSGKDPAVGEGTEGTDTHTGSGDEENGRQLGEIELQCALCMKWFTADTFGIDTTTCLPFMTNYVFHCNVCHHSGNTYFLRKQANLKEMCLTALANLTWSRTREEHPKTMFSKDKDIIPFIDKYWECMTTRQRPGKLTWPNNIVKTMSKERDVFLVKEHPDPGSKDPEEEYPKFGLLDQDLANIGPSYDSQKQTTTVTTGGSLNGGSSFSGGLPPPGTGKGRGAKRKQQQQQDGAAAGTAKRTRSDPLFSAQRLPPHGYPLEHPFNKDGYRYILAEPDPHAPDPEKLELDCWAGKPIPGDLYRACLYERVLLALHDRAPQLKISDDRLTVTGEKGYSMVRASHGVRKGAWYFEVTIDEMPADTAARLGWSQPLGNLQAPLGYDKFSYSWRSKKGTRFHQSIGKHYSDSYGQGDILGFFIEIPDNTETARALPDTYKDKALIKFKSYLYFEEKDYVDKAEKSLKAMNKSRMIFYKNGMNQGVAFENLYEGMYFPAISLYKNCQISVNFGPHFRYPPKDVKFQPMSDMGWGAVIEHSLADILYHVETEVDGRRSPPWEG is encoded by the exons ATGGCTTCCGAGGCAGAGGCGGGCGCCGCATCTGTTGTTAAAGGAGAATCTGCGGAAAG AGATGCATCATTAGGAGATCTAACAGCAAGTATGGAGTCTGAGTCTTCTAGTGGAAAAGATCCTGCG GTGGGTGAGGGCACCGAGGGCACCGACACTCACACGGGGTCAGGAGATGAGGAGAATGGACGACAGCTGGGTGAAATAGAGCTACAGTGTGCGCTGTGCATGAAGTGGTTCACGGCAGACACGTTTGGCATTGACACTAC AACCTGCCTTCCATTCATGACCAATTATGTGTTTCACTGCAACGTGTGTCATCATAGCGGAAATACGTACTTCCTGAGAAAACAAGCGa ACCTGAAGGAGATGTGCCTTACAGCCCTGGCTAATCTGACATGGTCACGGACTAGAGAAGAGCATCCAAAGACCATGTTTTCCAAAGATAAG GATATTATTCCCTTCATTGATAAGTACTGGGAGTGTATGACAACTCGGCAGAGACCAGGAAAGCTGACATGGCCGAATAATATTGTAAAGACCATG agtaAAGAGCGTGATGTGTTCCTTGTGAAGGAACATCCTGACCCTGGCAGTAAAGATCCTGAGGAAGAATACCCCAAGTTTGGTTTGCTTGATCAG GACTTGGCCAATATCGGACCATCTTACGACAGCCAAAAGCAAACAACCACTGTTACAACAGGAGGCAGTCTAAATG GTGGATCATCCTTTTCAG GTGGCCTTCCTCCACCTGGTACAGGTAAAGGCCGGGGCGCCAAGCGcaagcagcaacagcagcaggaTGGAGCTGCTGCAGGAACAGCGAAGAGGACACGCAG TGATCCTCTATTTTCAGCACAGCGCCTACCTCCTCACGGTTATCCTCTTGAGCATCCATTTAACAAAGATGGGTATCGCTACATCCTGGCTGAGCCAGACCCGCATGCACCCGACCCAGAGAAGCTGGAGCTGGATTGTTGGGCTGGAAAGCCCATCCCCGGAGACCTGTACCGAGCGTGTCTTTATGAGAGAGTGCTGCTCGCCCTGCACGATCGAG CTCCCCAGCTGAAGATCTCTGACGATCGTCTGACTGTGACTGGAGAAAAAGGCTACTCAATGGTGCGAGCCTCTCATGGGGTACGAAAGGGGGCATGGTACTTTGAGGTGACAATAGATGAGATGCCGGCTGACACCGCTGCCCGTCTTGGCTGGTCCCAGCCTTTAG GGAATCTTCAGGCTCCTCTGGGCTACGATAAGTTCAGCTATTCGTGGCGCAGTAAAAAGGGCACACGCTTCCATCAGTCCATTGGGAAACATTACTCTGATAGCTACGGACAGGGAGACATCTTGGGCTTCTTCATCGAGATACCAGACAATACCGAGACTGCAAGGGCACTGCCAGACACGTACAAGGACAAA GCACTGATTAAATTTAAAAGCTACCTCTACTTTGAGGAGAAGGATTATGTGGATAAGGCAGAGAAGAGCTTAAAGGCAATGAATAAAAGTCGA ATGATTTTTTACAAGAACGGCATGAATCAGGGGGTGGCTTTTGAGAACCTGTATGAGGGCATGTATTTTCCTGCCATATCGCTTTACAAAAATTGTCAG ATATCGGTTAATTTTGGACCACATTTCAGATACCCACCAAAAGATGTCAAGTTTCAGCCA ATGAGTGATATGGGCTGGGGTGCAGTGATCGAGCATTCCCTCGCAGACATCCTTTACCATGTGGAGACAGAGGTCGATGGCCGGCGCAGCCCTCCATGGGAAGGCTAA
- the pnx gene encoding homeobox protein pnx, with the protein MREDWATFLKGEDQHASLSLLYCHLVQLPWFGSPPVRVNMQQEHGKPPRISSFSIADILDPSKFTGRHRDARSDKPSDYRHKRNCDELSGDENTEGSDEVSAASEAKESPHISSKAKIKGRRMRTAFTLDQLHVLERSFQNSHYLSVFERHVIAKALELSETQVKIWFQNRRTKWKKEQEGRELEELYHCATIAPVVVPTTLPLSTASCNRSSPVHFYPARNLLTTYPALTLF; encoded by the exons ATGCGCGAGGATTGGGCAACTTTTCTAAAGGGCGAGGACCAGCACGCTTCCCTGTCACTCCTTTACTGCCACCTTGTTCAGCTCCCGTGGTTTGGATCCCCGCCAGTGCGCGTGAACATGCAACAAGAACACGGCAAACCTCCGcggatttcttctttttccatcGCCGACATCCTAGATCCTTCAAAATTCACAGGGAGGCATCGGGATGCGCGAAGCGACAAACCTTCTGACTACAGACACAAACGAAACTGCG ATGAATTATCCGGTGACGAAAATACTGAGGGCTCAGATGAGGTTTCGGCAGCTTCAGAAGCAAAGGAGAGCCCTCATATCAGCAGTAAAGCTAAAATCAAGGGCCGACGCATGCGCACGGCTTTCACACTGGACCAGCTACACGTGCTTGAGCGCAGCTTCCAGAATAGCCACTATCTGTCGGTGTTTGAACGCCACGTCATCGCCAAGGCCTTGGAGCTGTCCGAGACGCAGGTTAAGATCTGGTTTCAGAACAGGCGAACCAAGTGGAAGAAAGAGCAAGAGGGACGAGAGCTGGAGGAGCTCTACCATTGTGCCACGATAGCACCAGTAGTTGTACCTACCACGCTGCCTCTCAGTACTGCCTCCTGCAACAGGTCTAGTCCAGTGCATTTCTACCCAGCACGTAACCTCCTGACCACTTATCCTGCACTTACATTGTTCTGA
- the aebp1a gene encoding adipocyte enhancer-binding protein 1, producing MQRLKVMLSLTLFALCLTLSCFHDVEASGIIRPGKPTKGLRRQSAADNEQRKELQSEDTQLDEPSADVEGKNEKPSSKKSPEELLADKAKKAAEKEAKAKKPKAPKPTKAPKPPKPTKKPKPTKKPKPPKPTKKPKPPKPTKKPKPPKPTKKPKVVKATPKYEEKLSKEEEEEKFHTELGLDKYEVTELDLLPKINETNPITEDPSIYLPIPEETTATPFVPPWYEEFDYSDLAAKKLEEEMEKQRKEKEEKAEKLRKKWEEEEEERRKQTPVYVEPKNCPPLGMESHRVDDDQISSSSTSNLGFAAQRGRLNMQASNNEEDVYGGAWCADTEEKEHWFQLDCRREVEYTGIITQGRDSDTHDDFVSSYFVAFSNDSREWTVLHDGYAEWLFYGNVDKDTPVKTQFSQSVVARYIRILPQSWNGSLCMRLEVLACPLPNSYPTENDVTPTDDLDYRHHNYKEMRQMMKVINEECPKITKIYNIGKSFQGLKMYAMEISDNPGEHEIGEPEFRYTAGLHGNEVLGRELLLLLMQFLCKEYNDDNPRVRRLVEGVRIHIVPSLNPDAYELAYEMGSEMGNWALGHWTQEGYDIFQNFPDLNSILWSAEDRGWVPRIIPNHHIPVPDNFLNGSVATETKAIISWMQRTPFVLGANLQGGENLVTYPFDMQHPPQVTGTGGHPNYNMNAETWARIQRQNEGALRETPDENMFRWLAMTYAHSHLTMTETQHSLCHSDDITGGQGIINRASWKPVVGSMNDFSYLHTNCFEISIFLGCDKFPHESELPLEWERNREALLAFIEQVHRGIKGVVKDTDGNAIANATISVEGIRHDVKTASTGDYWRLLNPGEYRVTARAEGYTSQTRLCMVGYEAGASRCSFALTKSNWARIREIMSQSKNKPVRVVTRTQTGSTSNADPNKTNLPVGGGSERLRRLRMLRLRRLRMQRLRGKMTTTVVPTSTTTTTTTTTTTPFPTSTTELMTETTDSWFDSWFVTDNTDTADTLEFELPETEPTRDYTFEYKIDDY from the exons ATGCAGAGGTTGAAGGTTATGCTCAGTCTTACCTTGTTTGCGCTCTGCTTGACTTTATCATGCTTTCACGACGTGGAAGCATCCGGCATCATCAGGCCTGGGAAGCCCACCAAAGGTCTCAGAAGGCAATCAGCTGCTGATAATGAGCAGAGAAAAGAATTACAGTCAGAAGACACTCAGTTGGACGAGCCCAGTGCAGATGTGGAGGGGAAAAATGAGAAGCCGAGCAGTAAAAAGTCACCTGAAGAGCTCCTAGCAG ATAAGGCAAAGAAAGCAGCAGAGAAGGAAGCCAAAGCAAAGAAACCAAAAGCCCCCAAGCCCACCAAGGCTCCCAAGCCTCCGAAACCAACAAAGAAGCCTAAACCAACTAAAAAGCCCAAACCACCAAAACCAACCAAAAAGCCCAAACCACCAAAACCAACCAAGAAACCCAAACCTCCCAAACCAACCAAGAAACCCAAAGTCGTCAAGGCCACCCCAAAGTATGAAGAAAAGCTGTcaaaggaagaggaggaggaaaaattTCACACCGAGCTTGGATTGGACAAAT ATGAAGTTACAGAGTTGGATCTCCTGCCTAAAATCAATGAGACCAACCCCATCACAGAGGACCCCAGCATCTATTTACCCATTCCAG aggagacTACAGCCACACCATTTGTACCCCCCTGGTATGAAGAGTTCGATTATTCTGACT TGGCAGCAAAGAAGCtggaggaggagatggagaaacagcggaaagagaaggaggagaagg ctgaaaaactcaggaaaaaatgggaggaggaggaagaagagagaagaaagcAAACTCCTGTTTATGTCGAACCCAAAA ATTGTCCTCCATTGGGCATGGAATCCCATCGTGTGGATGATGACCAAATTTCGTCGTCCTCTACATCCAATCTTGGATTTGCAGCCCAGAGAGGCCGTTTGAATATGCAG GCCTCGAATAATGAGGAAGATGTTTACGGAGGGGCCTGGTGTGCAGACACTGAAGAGAAAGAACACTGGTTTCAGCTGGATTGCAGGCGAGAGGTGGAGTACACCGGGATCATAACTCAGGGCAGGGACTCCGATACaca CGACGACTTTGTTTCATCATATTTTGTGGCCTTCAGTAATGACTCTCGTGAATGGACAGTGCTTCATGATGGCTATGCTGAATGG CTTTTCTACGGCAATGTTGACAAAGACACTCCAGTGAAGACACAGTTCTCACAGTCTGTGGTTGCACGATACATTCGAATCCTGCCCCAGAGCTGGAATGGCAGTCTGTGCATGAGGCTGGAGGTGCTTGCCTGCCCCCTGCCAA ATAGTTACCCAACAGAGAATGATGTCACTCCCACTGATGACTTGGATTACAGACATCACAACTACAAGGAGATGAGGCAG ATGATGAAAGTGATAAATGAAGAGTGCCCTAAAATCACTAAAATCTACAACATTGGCAAGAGCTTTCAAGGGCTAAAGATGTATGCAATGGAGATCTCGGACAACCCAGGAGAGCATGAGATAG GCGAGCCAGAATTTCGCTACACTGCAGGTCTGCATGGGAACGAAGTTCTAGGCAGAGAGCTCCTTCTACTGCTCATGCAGTTCCTCTGCAAAGAGTACAATGATGACAACCCTCGAGTGCGACGCCTGGTGGAGGGCGTGCGCATCCATATAGTGCCCTCACTCAACCCAGATGCTTACGAGCTGGCTTATGAAATG GGCTCAGAAATGGGAAACTGGGCGCTGGGGCACTGGACCCAGGAAGGTTACGACATTTTCCAGAACTTTCCTGACCTTAATAGCATCTTGTGGAGTGCAGAAGACAGGGGCTGGGTTCCTCGAATTATACCAAACCACCATATCCCCGTACCCGACAACTTCCTGAATGGCTCG GTGGCTACAGAGACAAAAGCCATCATCTCCTGGATGCAACGAACACCCTTTGTCCTGGGAGCAAACCTGCAGGGAGGTGAGAATCTTGTGACATACCCATTTGACATGCAGCATCCACCCCAGGTCACTGGCACAGGTGGGCATCCGAACTACAACATGAACGCAGAGACATGGGCCCGGATACAGAGGCAAAACGAAGGTGCTCTACGCGAGACACCAGACGAGAACATGTTCCGCTGGCTGGCCATGACCTACGCCCACAGCCACCTCACTATGACAGAGACTCAGCACAGCTTATGCCACAGTGATGATATCACTGGTGGCCAGGGTATCATTAATCGGGCAAGCTGGAAACCTGTTGTAGGCA GCATGAATGATTTCAGTTACCTTCACACGAACTGCTTTGAAATATCCATCTTCCTGGGATGCGACAAGTTTCCGCATGAAAGTGAGCTGCCTTTGGAGTGGGAGAGAAACCGCGAAGCTTTGCTTGCTTTCATCGAGCAG GTTCACCGTGGCATCAAAGGTGTGGTAAAGGACACTGATGGAAATGCTATTGCAAATGCTACAATATCAGTGGAGGGCATTAGACATGACGTCAAAACAG CTTCCACTGGTGATTACTGGCGCCTTCTAAACCCAGGCGAGTATCGTGTGACTGCAAGAGCTGAAGGTTACACATCGCAGACTCGCTTGTGCATGGTAGGCTACGAGGCAGGTGCGTCACGATGCAGCTTTGCGTTAACCAAGTCTAACTGGGCCCGAATTAGAGAGATCATGTCTCAGAGTAAGAACAAACCAGTCCGTGTGGTCACAAGGACCCAGACTGGAAGCACAAGCAATGCTGATCCAAataaaactaacctgcctgttGGGGGAGGCAGTGAGCGTCTACGACGTCTGCGTATGTTGCGTCTGCGCAGGCTGCGTATGCAGAGGCTGAGAGGCAAGATGACCACTACTGTAGTGCCGACCTCCACcacaacaaccaccaccaccacaacaaccACTCCATTTCCCACCAGCACCACAGAGCTGATGACGGAGACCACTGACTCATGGTTCGACTCGTGGTTTGTAACAGACAACACAGACACCGCAGATACTTTGGAGTTCGAGCTCCCGGAGACGGAACCAACACGAGACTACACCTTTGAGTATAAAATAGATGATTATTGA